The stretch of DNA TAGTTGAAGAGGCCCGCGACCGCGGAGATCTCGACGATCATCCCCTCGTCGAAGTGGCGGCGCAATGCCGCGTACTGCTCGTCCGCGATCCCGTGGGGATCGCGGGTCATCGCGGCGGCGTGCGCGAGCGCGAGCCGCTCCTTCTCGGGGAACGCGTCGTAGTCGCCCAGGCGCGCCGCCTCGATCTCCTCTCCGCTCGCGCCCGCCCGTCCTGCCAGGACGGTGTGAGAGGCGAGTCAGTAGGCGCAGCCGTTGATCCCTGAGACCGCGACGGCGATCAGCTCCTTCAAACGCAGGCCGATCGCGCCCGGCGACATCACCGCGCGGAAGTGCGCGATCATTGTCTGCAGGATCTCCGGGCGGTGGGCCATCGTCCGGAACATGTTCGGGACGTTGCCCCTCTCGCGCTGGAAAGCGTCGAAGATCTCCCGCGTGGCTCCGGTCGCCTCGTGGATCTCCATTCTTCGAACTCTGTCCATCTCTTCCTCCTTCGCCGCGCGCCCGCTCGAATCTCCGACGCGATCCATCCCCGCCTAGTCTCCCGACCCGCCTGAGAAGGCCGACTTCTCGAACTCCACGAGGCGGGGGTCCTGGTCCCAGGCGATTCCCACGCGGATCACGCTCCTCGCGCGCGATGTGTCTCCCGCCGCGATCAGATTGACGGCGCAGGCGATCCGCACGGGAACCGAATCGGGAAGGACCTCGACGACGCGGAGCCAGAGATCGGCCGATTCGCGGTGGCGCCCGAGCAGGTGCAGAGCGCTCGCCCGGCCGATCCGCGCATGGTCGGGAGAGCGGCGGGTGCGCTCCAGGGCCTCGAATCGGGCGAGGGCCTCCTCGCCATGCCCCAGCTCCAGCGCGATGTTCCCCAGCTCGATCAAGACCTCGACGGAATCGGCGTCGAGATCGAGGGCCCTGCGGTAAAGCTCGGCTGCGCGTTCGAGTTCGCCAAGGAACATCCTCGCCTTCGCCTCGCGCTGGACGAGCGGGGCGTAGTCGCTGCCGAGAAGCCTGACCGGCTCGATCAGATCCAGCGCCTTGCGCCCGCTCTCGGCCGATGGCTCCCTCAAGAGGAGGGCCGCCAGGTTCGAGCGCGCCTTCACGCTGCGCGGCGCCTCGCGCACGGCGACGGTGAAGAGAGAGAGGTCGTCGCGCCACTCCGGAATCCTGAGGGCGGAGCCGACGCCGCAGCGGAGGACAAGGAGCGCGAGGAATCCGATCGCGACGCGCCTCCCCGACAGGAGCCCGGGGATCCGCAGGAACGCGGCGACAGCGATCACCAGCAGACCCAGGATCGGCAGATAGAGAAACCGGTCCGCCTGCACGCTTCCGATCGGCACGAGGGCGTTCCCGATCACAAGCCAGAGGGAGAGGAAGAAGAGGACTCCCCACGCGGCGGGTGTGCGCCGGCCGCGGCGCAAGACAAGGAAGAGGGCCGCCAGCAGGATGGCGAGGATTGCCGCCCCGACGATGTAGAGCCTCGCTCCCGGCATGATCTCGGCGTACGAGTAGTCCGAGGAGTACCCCTCCAGCGTGAGGACCTGGGGGATCTGCGACCCCAGGACGCCTCCGGCCCCGAGGGCCCTGCGGACCGGGTCGAGGAACGCGAGCGGGTTGTTCACCCGATCGATGGCGATCGCGGGCGGGACGCGCGCGACCCACAAGCGGAGGAAGAGGGCCAGCGCGAGTGAGACCGCCCAGCCCAGATCGCGGGCGCGGATCCCTCGCCGCTCCGAGACAGGCTCGATCCACCCCAGGCGATGCGCGAGAAGGAGCAGGGGAAGAGCGACGGCGCTCTCCTTGGAGAGCATGGCGAGCAGCCAGAGGGCAGGCGGGAGGAACGCTCCCGCGATCGTCGATCGTTTCTCCGCCTCCAGCCACGCGCGATAGCTGGCGAGGAAGAAGATGGCCGCGAGCATCTCCGATCGGGCCGCGATCCAGGCGACCGCTTCCACGTGGATCGGATGGGCGGCGAACAGGAACGCCGCGGCCCACGCGATCCCGGGACGGCTCGGCAAGACAGCCCGCAGCAGGCACAGGGCCGCGAGCGTGGCGACTGCGTGGAGCAGGATGTTGACCGCGATGAAGAACCAGCTCCGCCCTCCGCTCAAGGCCCAGTCGATCGCGAAGCTGGTGCTCGTCACGGGCCGATAGAGCCCGGGCGCTGGATTGTCCGGCCAGAAGGGGGCGGTCCAGATTCCCTGGAGATCGAGGCCGGTGATGGCCGGGTTCGACAGGATCATCGCGCGATCGTCGAAGATGAAGCCGTTTCGCAGTGCGCCCGCGTGGGGGAGAACGGCGACTGCAACAAGCAGGGCGAGGAGGTAGCGGCTGCGCATCATCATTCCCCCTCCCTCTCCCGTGCCTCCGCGGCGAGCGACGACGCGTCCGGGCGCCGATGGCTCCAGCAGGTCATGCCCCCTTGCCGCGATAGAACGACTCCGCCCACGCCACTTCCCGCGGACTTCCGACGATCAAGGGGACCCGTTCGTGAAGCTCGGTCGGCTGCAGATCGAGGATCGGCCCGCGGCCGGTCGTCGCGCGCCCTCCCGCGCCCTCTGCGATCAGGGCGATCGGGGCCGCCTCGCTCAGGAGGCGGAGCTTGCCCTGCCGGCTCTTCGCGTCGGCCGGATAGAGGAAGATGCCGCCGTAAAGAAGGGTCCGGTGGAAGTCGGCGACGAGGGATCCGACGTAGCGGCCGCTATAGGGCTTCCCGCGCGGGTTCTCCGTCCCCTTCAGCGACTCGACGATCCGGCGCGTGGGCTCCTCCCAGGCGTGGGAGTTCCCTTCGTTGACGCTGTAGATGCCGCCCGACTCGGGAATCCGAATGTGCGGGTGCGAGAGCAGGAACTCGCCCACGGTCGGGTCGAGGGTGAAGCCGTGCACCTGCCGGTTCGCGACATAGACCAGGATCGTGCTGCTCCCATAGATCACGTAGCCCGCGGCCGCCTGCGCCGCCCCCGGCTGGAGGAGATCCTCCAACGTTCCCTTCTCGCCCCGCGACCGCTTCCGGTGGATCGAAAAGATCGAGCCGATCGAGACGTTCGCGTCGATATTGCTCGATCCGTCCAGGGGATCGAACGTCATCGCGTAGGGTCCGCTCGGGTACTCGTCGGGGATCGGGATCGGCTCCTCGTTCTCCTCGGAGGACATCACGCAGAGGTGGCCGGTGTGGTGGACGTTGCGGATGATCGTCGTGTTGGCGAAGTCGTCCAGGATCTGGACCGCTTCCCCCTGGACGTTCGTCTTGCCCGTCAGGCCGAGGGCGTCGACCAGGCCCGCCTTGCGGACCTCGCGGGAGATGATCTTCGCCGCGACCATGATCTCCTGCAGCAGCGCCGTGAAGCCGCCCGAGGCTCCCGGATGGAGCTTCTGCTGCAAGGCCAGGTGCTGGCTGAAGGTGATCCCTATGTTCTCCGCGCGGCGTGTCATTTGACCCCCCGTTGAACAGGTCGCTCGGGGGGAGTATAGGGAAGGGGCGCGCCGCCGGGAAGATGAGGCGCGGCGGCGCGCAAGCCGACTGCGATCTCTCGGGCTATCCGACCAGGGTCAGTGGCCGCGACCAGCTGCAAGTCAATCGCGGGTTCGCGGCGCGCGGATTTGCGGCGCCAGTCGCCCCGGATCCGCTCCAGGGGGACGGGGGCCGGCCGGCTCGCGGGCGGGGGCCCGCCGAAAAGCGCTTGCCCGGCCCCCGGCGCCTTTCTATAGTACCGGCCTCAGGAAACGGGCGCCCCGCCAGCGGCCCCGCCGGGGCGGAGCGCCGGGGCGATCCACGAGCGGTCACCGGCCGGCGCGCGCCGGCCGCAGAGGGGGTGCGGCACCGTGAACATCTCTCCTCTCGATATCCGGAAGCAGACTTTTCGCACCGTGTTCCGGGGCGCGGACAATGAGGAGGTTCGCGTCTTCCTCGACCTCGTTGCGACGGAGCACGAGAGGCTGATCGAGCTGAACAACCAGCTCAACGAACGCGTGCACCATTGCGAGGACCGCCTCGCGGAGTATCGGGAAATCGACCACACGCTGAGAAGCTCCGTGCTCTCCGCCGAGCGTCACGCCGCAGAGGCGCGAGAGAACGCCCAGCGCGAGGCCAATCTCATGATGCAGGAGGCGGAGTGGCGCGCCAAGCAGATGCTCGAGGACTCGAGGGAGCGTCTCAATCGCCTGCTCGAGGAGATCAGAGATCTCCAGGCGAAGAAGGATGCCTATGTGCAGCACCTTCGGAGCTTCCTGGCCGCACAGAGCGAGCTGCTCGAGCACCACGACTCCTATCTTCAGGGCGTCGAGAGACTGGCCGAGGAGACGGCCGTGCTCGCCTCCCGCGTCCGGCGCGCCGAGGTGAGGCCCCCCTTGGCGATGGAGCGGCCGCCGCAAGCGCAAGTCGGCCAGGCGGCCGCCGATGAGCCTGTGATCCCGCCCCCCGCATCTCCCCGGGGCTCGGGCTTCGACCAGACACAGCCTCAACCCCGAACTCCGCAGGCATCGACCTATGGCCAGGCTCCGGCGCCCGAGAGGCCTCCCCAGGCTCCGGCGCAGTTCCCGCCCACCGGCAGGGCCATGCCCCCGGGCCCCGGGTTCCCGCCGCCGCGGGGACTGAGCCGTTTCGGCCGCCCCGCCCCGCCTCCGGGCTCGCGGGAGACGGGCGCTCCCCGAGAGATGAGCAGTGAAGATTCCCAGGGGGGGCGGTCGATACCTGAACGGAGCGAAGGGCTCTTCGAGATCTCAGCGGACGAGGATGAGGCTCCTCGTCCCTAGCTTGAGCAAGGAGCGTTAGGCGGCGTCCATGTCCGAGTCCGAACTATCCCGCGCGATCCGCGAGGCCGTCGAGGCCCTGCGGCATTTGACTTCGAGCCAGCCCCTGGTCGGAGTCATCCTGGGGACTGGGCTCGGTTCCCTCCCGCATGGATTCGAGACCGACACGGTCGTCCCCTACGAACGGATCCCCAACTTCCCCAGGTCCCAGGTCGAGAGCCACGCCAACGAGCTGGTCTTCGGCAGGCTGGGGGGCCGCCCAACGGTGGTCATGAAGGGTCGGGTCCACTACTACGAGGGCTTCTCGATGCGGGAGGTGACCTTCCCGATCCGGGTCCTCCGTGGGCTAGGCGCGAAGTACCTGGTCATCTCAAGCGCCGTGGGAGGGATGGACCCCACCCTCTCGCTCGGCGACATCGTCCTCGTCGCCGATCACATCAACCTGATGGGGGACAACCCCCTGATCGGCCCGAACGACGAGACGCTCGGGCCCAGGTTCCCCGACATGTCGGAGCCATATGACCGGTCCCTTCAGGAGATCGCCACGCAGGTAGCTCTGGAGGAGCGGATCGCGCTGGGGAAGGGAACGCTTGTCGCCGTCGCCGGCCCGAACCTCGAGACGCGCGCGGAGTACCGCTTTCTTCGATGGTGCGGGGCCGATGTCGTCGGCATGTCGATGGTTCCGGAGAACCTGGTCGCCATCCATGGAGGGATGAAGGTTGCCGCGCTCGCGGTGGTGACCGATCTATGCTTCCCGGATGCGCTCGAGCCTGTGGACGTGGACCGGATTCTGGCGACGGCGGCCGAGGCCGCCCCGTCGCTCTCGCGCCTGATCGCGGGGCTGGTCGCGAGAATTCCCCAACAGGCATGACATCCGAGGGGCGCAGCGGGAGGATCGCGTGAACAAGAAGGACCTGAAGCACTTCGAGAAGAGACTCCAAGTGGAGCGGGATCGGCTCGCCGATTCCCTCGGCAAGCTCGAGAACAGCGTGTTGAGGCACTCGCAGCGCGAATCCTCCGGAGACCTCTCCGCTTACTCGATCCACCCCGCCGATCTGGGAACCGATTCGATGGAGCGCGAGAAGGATCTCCAGGTGGCTTCCGCGGAGGGGAGGCTGCTGGCGGAGATCAAGGAGGCGATCTCGCGCCTGGAGGAGGGGACCTACGGCGTCTGCGAGTCGTGCGGGAAAGAGATCGACAAGCGCCGTCTCGATGTCGTCCCACATGTCCGGTACTGCCTGAAGTGTCAGGAGAAGGAGGAGCGCCGTTTCGCCTCCTAGGTCCGCCCACACGCTGCGGCTCATGCTGATCGCCCTGGCGGTGCTTGCCATCGATCTCCTCACCAAGTCGCTCGCCACGCGATTCATCGCCGGCCACGCTTCCGGAATCGACGTCCTCGGGGGTCTTCTCCGCTGGACCTATGTCCGCAACTACGGCTCAGCCTTCTCCCTCATCCAGGGCGGCAGGCTCTTCTTCATCGGGTTCAGCATCCTCTCGATCCTTCTCATCGTCGCGATGGCCCGCGTTCCCCGGTACCGGAGAACCCCCTACACGCTCTCCCTCGGTCTCATCCTGGGAGGGGCGATCGGAAACCTCGTCGATCGCGTTCTGCTGGGGGCGGTGCGGGACTTCATCGACATCGGGATCGGACGCCATCGCTGGCCGACCTTCAATGTCGCGGACATCGGGGTCACTGTCGGCGTGGGTCTTCTCGCCGTGCTCTTGCTCTTTCCGCGCGCCGCCGGGGAGGACGTTCAGGCCGATCGCGAGACCGATCGCGATTCGGATCTCGCCGGCGCATCATGACCGAGGAGGAGTTCCCGGTCGGCGCGGCCGACGAAGGCCTGCGTCTCGACCGCTTCCTGGCAATCAGGATCCCGGATGTGTCCCGCACGCGGCTGCAACGCTGGCTCGAGGAGGGGCGCGTCAAAATCGGCCGGATCGCAGTGAAACCCGGTCTCGCCTTGAAGCCCGGATGGATCGTGCGCGTCACCAGGCCCGATCCCCAGGTTTCCCCGCTCGAGGCTCAGGATCTCGCGCTCCGTATCGTCCATGAGGACGAGGAGATCCTCGTCATCGACAAGCCGGCCGGCCTCACCGTCCATCCGGGGGCGGGTCGCAGGGCAGGGACGCTGGCGAACGGTCTCCTTCATCTGCATCCGGATCGCGACTGGCCCGGCGCCCCGGAGCGGCCCGGGATCGTCCACCGGCTCGATCGCCTGACGAGCGGCTTGCTCGTCGTCGCCTGCGAGCCCCGCGCCTATCTCGAGCTGCGCAGACAGATCGCCGCCCGCGAGGTCGCCCGCCGCTATCTCGCCCTGGCCTGGGGAACCCCGAGCGCGGCCGCGGGCACGATCGACGCCGCCATCGGGCGGGATCCCCGGGAACGGAAGCGAATGGCTGTGGCGGCGCGCGGAGGCAGGGGCGCTCGAACGCACTACCGGGTGCTCCGGAGTCTGGGGGCCCTCAGCCTCCTTGAGGTTCGACTCGAGACGGGCCGCACGCACCAGATCCGCGTCCATCTGGCCCACATCGGTTTCCCCGTCTTCGGCGACGCCGTCTATGGAGGAGGCCGGGCCTTCCTCTCGCGCCTGTCTCCTCGGGATCGGCCGGCGTGGACGGCGAGGCTGCGCCGCTTGAACCGCCAAGCGCTCCATGCCTATCATCTGAGCTTGAGACACCCGAGGGACGGCGCGCGGTGGGTCTTCGAGTCGCCGCTCCCCGCGGAGATCGATGGGCTCCTGAGGGAGCTCGCGGGCGGCGGGGACGGGACGGACGGGATGGAGCGGAGGACGGAATGAAGCTGACGCAGCGGATCGAAGAGGATCTCACCCTCATTCGGCTCGGCGGCCAGCTCCTGGGCGGCCCCGACGCCGAGCAGCTCCGCTCCGCCCTGCTCGCCGCGGTTGA from Candidatus Eisenbacteria bacterium encodes:
- a CDS encoding carboxymuconolactone decarboxylase family protein, whose translation is MTRDPHGIADEQYAALRRHFDEGMIVEISAVAGLFN
- a CDS encoding tetratricopeptide repeat protein, which encodes MMMRSRYLLALLVAVAVLPHAGALRNGFIFDDRAMILSNPAITGLDLQGIWTAPFWPDNPAPGLYRPVTSTSFAIDWALSGGRSWFFIAVNILLHAVATLAALCLLRAVLPSRPGIAWAAAFLFAAHPIHVEAVAWIAARSEMLAAIFFLASYRAWLEAEKRSTIAGAFLPPALWLLAMLSKESAVALPLLLLAHRLGWIEPVSERRGIRARDLGWAVSLALALFLRLWVARVPPAIAIDRVNNPLAFLDPVRRALGAGGVLGSQIPQVLTLEGYSSDYSYAEIMPGARLYIVGAAILAILLAALFLVLRRGRRTPAAWGVLFFLSLWLVIGNALVPIGSVQADRFLYLPILGLLVIAVAAFLRIPGLLSGRRVAIGFLALLVLRCGVGSALRIPEWRDDLSLFTVAVREAPRSVKARSNLAALLLREPSAESGRKALDLIEPVRLLGSDYAPLVQREAKARMFLGELERAAELYRRALDLDADSVEVLIELGNIALELGHGEEALARFEALERTRRSPDHARIGRASALHLLGRHRESADLWLRVVEVLPDSVPVRIACAVNLIAAGDTSRARSVIRVGIAWDQDPRLVEFEKSAFSGGSGD
- a CDS encoding class 1 fructose-bisphosphatase; this encodes MTRRAENIGITFSQHLALQQKLHPGASGGFTALLQEIMVAAKIISREVRKAGLVDALGLTGKTNVQGEAVQILDDFANTTIIRNVHHTGHLCVMSSEENEEPIPIPDEYPSGPYAMTFDPLDGSSNIDANVSIGSIFSIHRKRSRGEKGTLEDLLQPGAAQAAAGYVIYGSSTILVYVANRQVHGFTLDPTVGEFLLSHPHIRIPESGGIYSVNEGNSHAWEEPTRRIVESLKGTENPRGKPYSGRYVGSLVADFHRTLLYGGIFLYPADAKSRQGKLRLLSEAAPIALIAEGAGGRATTGRGPILDLQPTELHERVPLIVGSPREVAWAESFYRGKGA
- a CDS encoding DivIVA domain-containing protein, with amino-acid sequence MHERSPAGARRPQRGCGTVNISPLDIRKQTFRTVFRGADNEEVRVFLDLVATEHERLIELNNQLNERVHHCEDRLAEYREIDHTLRSSVLSAERHAAEARENAQREANLMMQEAEWRAKQMLEDSRERLNRLLEEIRDLQAKKDAYVQHLRSFLAAQSELLEHHDSYLQGVERLAEETAVLASRVRRAEVRPPLAMERPPQAQVGQAAADEPVIPPPASPRGSGFDQTQPQPRTPQASTYGQAPAPERPPQAPAQFPPTGRAMPPGPGFPPPRGLSRFGRPAPPPGSRETGAPREMSSEDSQGGRSIPERSEGLFEISADEDEAPRP
- a CDS encoding purine-nucleoside phosphorylase, translating into MSESELSRAIREAVEALRHLTSSQPLVGVILGTGLGSLPHGFETDTVVPYERIPNFPRSQVESHANELVFGRLGGRPTVVMKGRVHYYEGFSMREVTFPIRVLRGLGAKYLVISSAVGGMDPTLSLGDIVLVADHINLMGDNPLIGPNDETLGPRFPDMSEPYDRSLQEIATQVALEERIALGKGTLVAVAGPNLETRAEYRFLRWCGADVVGMSMVPENLVAIHGGMKVAALAVVTDLCFPDALEPVDVDRILATAAEAAPSLSRLIAGLVARIPQQA
- a CDS encoding TraR/DksA family transcriptional regulator, with product MNKKDLKHFEKRLQVERDRLADSLGKLENSVLRHSQRESSGDLSAYSIHPADLGTDSMEREKDLQVASAEGRLLAEIKEAISRLEEGTYGVCESCGKEIDKRRLDVVPHVRYCLKCQEKEERRFAS
- the lspA gene encoding signal peptidase II, producing the protein MLIALAVLAIDLLTKSLATRFIAGHASGIDVLGGLLRWTYVRNYGSAFSLIQGGRLFFIGFSILSILLIVAMARVPRYRRTPYTLSLGLILGGAIGNLVDRVLLGAVRDFIDIGIGRHRWPTFNVADIGVTVGVGLLAVLLLFPRAAGEDVQADRETDRDSDLAGAS
- a CDS encoding RluA family pseudouridine synthase; this translates as MTEEEFPVGAADEGLRLDRFLAIRIPDVSRTRLQRWLEEGRVKIGRIAVKPGLALKPGWIVRVTRPDPQVSPLEAQDLALRIVHEDEEILVIDKPAGLTVHPGAGRRAGTLANGLLHLHPDRDWPGAPERPGIVHRLDRLTSGLLVVACEPRAYLELRRQIAAREVARRYLALAWGTPSAAAGTIDAAIGRDPRERKRMAVAARGGRGARTHYRVLRSLGALSLLEVRLETGRTHQIRVHLAHIGFPVFGDAVYGGGRAFLSRLSPRDRPAWTARLRRLNRQALHAYHLSLRHPRDGARWVFESPLPAEIDGLLRELAGGGDGTDGMERRTE